One window of the Candidatus Nitrospira nitrosa genome contains the following:
- a CDS encoding DUF2283 domain-containing protein translates to MAIVDIQEYLKLIPAVNRAPQHAVWLTYDAEADTLYVNYKKPSHATDSEMTDEDVIIRYEGDDIIGFTVLHASKRLKKSA, encoded by the coding sequence ATGGCCATAGTGGATATTCAGGAGTATTTGAAGCTGATTCCAGCCGTCAATCGAGCTCCGCAGCACGCTGTCTGGCTGACGTACGACGCTGAGGCCGACACATTGTATGTCAACTACAAGAAACCTAGTCATGCCACCGACAGCGAGATGACCGACGAAGACGTGATCATCCGCTATGAGGGTGACGATATCATCGGGTTTACCGTGTTGCATGCGAGCAAGCGACTCAAAAAATCGGCTTAA
- the clpB gene encoding ATP-dependent chaperone ClpB yields MDMNRMTVKLQEALQSASGHAQRRSHQGIDVEHVLLALLEQEGGTTPALLEGAGLALPAVRQAAEQALTKLPQVQGSGAAPGQVHIASRLTQVLNRAEDEQKSMKDDFLSVEHVLLAMVQEGGVFKKLGLTRDRLLAGLQQVRGNQRVTSQDPESTYQSLVKYGRDLTQLAGQGKVDPVIGRDDEIRRVIQILSRRTKNNPVLIGEPGVGKTAIVEGLAIRIVKGDVPESLKHKKLFALDMGSLVAGAKFRGEFEERLKAVLKEIQSSQGQILLFIDELHTVVGAGAAEGAMDAANLLKPMLARGELHLIGATTLDEYRKHIEKDAALERRFQTVLVDQPSVENTISILRGLKERYEVHHGVRIKDSALVAAAKLSHRYIADRFLPDKAIDLVDEAAARLRTEIDSLPAELDEVSRKVLQLEIEREALKKEKDAASAARLTALETELNEKQRDMQVLKTRWESEKTSVSRLRKTREAIEELKLKIEQAERAYDLNRVAELRYGDLPRLERELELEQQQLGKKQDETRLLKEEVDEDEIAAVVSRWTGVPVSRLLEGETDKLLKLEDLLHERVVGQEEGVRAVADAVLRARSGIKDPNRPIGSFLFLGPTGVGKTELARALAAILFDDEGNLVRIDMSEYMEKHTVARLIGAPPGYIGYEEGGQLTEAVRRRPFSVILFDEIEKAHHDVFNVLLQVLDDGRLTDSQGRTVDFKNTVLIMTSNIGSPHILEAQQRGASYDQVRTVVMGELRQHFRPEFLNRVDELVVFHPLGTEHLIKIVEIQLERLRHRLAERRITLAISPAALQHLGERGYDPVYGARPLKRLIQQELETPIAKLLVKGELRDGNTASVEMKNGASLVTTVAEGEQTPAPSR; encoded by the coding sequence ATGGACATGAATCGTATGACGGTCAAGTTGCAGGAGGCCCTGCAGTCCGCTTCGGGACACGCCCAGCGGAGAAGTCATCAAGGCATCGATGTGGAACATGTCCTTTTAGCACTCCTCGAACAAGAGGGAGGGACAACTCCGGCCCTTCTTGAAGGTGCCGGACTCGCACTTCCTGCCGTGCGGCAAGCCGCTGAACAGGCACTGACAAAGCTACCTCAAGTACAAGGTTCGGGAGCAGCCCCCGGTCAAGTTCATATTGCGAGTCGACTCACTCAGGTGCTGAACCGTGCAGAAGACGAGCAGAAGTCGATGAAGGATGACTTTTTGAGCGTCGAGCATGTCCTCCTCGCCATGGTTCAGGAGGGAGGGGTCTTCAAGAAGCTCGGCCTGACTCGTGACCGGCTCTTAGCGGGATTGCAACAGGTACGGGGGAATCAACGGGTCACCAGTCAAGATCCTGAAAGCACCTACCAGTCGTTGGTGAAGTACGGTCGAGATCTGACTCAATTGGCCGGACAGGGCAAAGTCGATCCCGTCATTGGGCGGGACGATGAAATTAGGCGTGTCATTCAAATCTTGTCTCGTCGGACAAAGAATAACCCGGTCCTCATCGGTGAACCGGGGGTCGGGAAAACCGCAATCGTGGAAGGACTGGCTATTCGCATCGTGAAAGGCGACGTGCCGGAAAGCCTCAAGCATAAGAAACTCTTCGCACTGGATATGGGCTCACTCGTTGCCGGGGCCAAATTTCGGGGTGAGTTTGAAGAGCGCTTGAAAGCCGTCCTGAAAGAAATCCAATCGTCCCAAGGTCAGATTCTCCTCTTCATCGATGAATTGCACACGGTCGTTGGAGCCGGAGCAGCAGAAGGGGCGATGGATGCCGCCAATCTCCTGAAACCGATGCTGGCGCGAGGCGAGTTGCACTTGATCGGCGCCACGACACTGGACGAATACCGAAAGCATATCGAAAAAGATGCCGCCTTGGAACGCCGCTTCCAAACAGTGTTGGTTGACCAGCCATCGGTGGAAAACACCATTTCCATCCTACGTGGCCTCAAGGAACGCTATGAAGTCCACCATGGCGTGCGCATCAAAGACAGCGCGCTGGTGGCTGCAGCCAAACTATCCCATCGTTATATTGCCGATCGGTTTCTTCCGGACAAAGCCATCGACTTAGTCGACGAAGCCGCGGCACGGCTCAGAACCGAGATCGACAGCCTGCCGGCCGAACTTGATGAAGTCTCTCGCAAAGTACTCCAGCTGGAAATTGAGCGCGAGGCGTTGAAGAAGGAGAAGGACGCCGCGAGCGCCGCTCGGCTGACTGCGCTCGAAACGGAGTTGAACGAAAAGCAGCGTGACATGCAGGTACTGAAAACCAGATGGGAATCGGAGAAAACCTCTGTGTCTCGGCTTCGCAAGACCCGAGAAGCCATCGAGGAGCTGAAGCTCAAGATCGAGCAGGCGGAGCGAGCGTATGACCTGAATCGCGTGGCTGAACTCCGCTACGGTGACCTGCCGCGGTTGGAACGAGAACTGGAGCTAGAACAGCAACAGTTGGGGAAGAAACAGGACGAGACCCGGTTGCTCAAGGAAGAAGTCGATGAAGACGAGATTGCCGCGGTCGTCAGTCGTTGGACCGGTGTTCCGGTCTCGCGGTTACTCGAAGGCGAAACCGACAAGCTGTTGAAGCTCGAGGATCTCCTGCACGAACGGGTCGTCGGCCAAGAAGAAGGAGTCCGGGCCGTGGCAGACGCGGTGCTTCGTGCACGATCCGGCATCAAGGATCCCAATCGTCCGATTGGCTCGTTTCTGTTCCTGGGCCCAACCGGGGTCGGAAAAACTGAATTGGCCAGAGCGCTCGCCGCCATTCTCTTTGATGACGAAGGGAATTTGGTAAGAATCGACATGTCCGAGTACATGGAAAAGCACACCGTCGCCCGCCTGATCGGCGCGCCTCCCGGGTACATCGGCTATGAAGAAGGCGGTCAGCTGACCGAAGCAGTTCGGCGACGCCCATTTTCAGTGATCTTGTTCGATGAAATCGAGAAGGCGCATCACGATGTCTTCAATGTTTTACTGCAAGTGCTAGATGATGGACGGCTGACCGATTCACAAGGTCGTACGGTCGACTTCAAGAATACCGTCCTGATCATGACCTCCAACATCGGCAGTCCTCACATTCTCGAGGCTCAACAACGTGGCGCGTCCTATGATCAAGTCAGAACCGTCGTGATGGGGGAACTCCGACAACATTTCCGCCCGGAGTTCTTGAATCGAGTCGATGAACTCGTCGTGTTCCATCCACTGGGAACCGAACACTTGATCAAGATCGTGGAGATCCAGCTGGAACGGCTCCGCCACAGACTCGCAGAACGTCGGATCACGTTGGCCATCTCCCCCGCCGCACTCCAGCATCTGGGTGAACGCGGCTACGATCCGGTGTACGGAGCACGACCACTGAAGCGCCTCATTCAGCAGGAGCTGGAAACACCGATCGCCAAGTTGTTGGTCAAGGGAGAGCTACGGGATGGGAATACCGCTTCAGTCGAGATGAAAAATGGGGCCTCGCTTGTGACGACAGTCGCGGAGGGAGAGCAGACACCGGCCCCTAGCCGATAG
- a CDS encoding sensor histidine kinase — protein MRLSIFSRLVLTSLVIIAVMGGVNLYALFQLRQLTAMSTQMASYHYPAVESAKRLLGSLYAQQNNEKKFLATKDPTFRTNVTEEVEEFQRVLHVLRGQESSTRGLTLLQETGELLKERERLFDSAFQVATRSIPPAIPDYESKRDSLTDRMSFTLQNYIDLHEARVSVGVTESRASAAQAEAVTEQLVLVALMFGLGLAGVASYTILRPLRELQGHIKQIGQGNFGASLNIKAPAELRELVDSVNWMGQKLQEIDEMKTDFLAHVSHELRTPMASIQEGTNLLLDEIPGPLMPEQRMTLRIMADSSKRLMHLIATILDLSKMEAGMMEYRFVPVDLQRIVDISINKIRLLADSKHVQLVLEHAGQRAWVKADASRLEQVFDNLLSNALKFSPEGGVVKVYLKPDLQAGVLEVAVSDTGPGIAPEDLPHIFERFYQGRTKVKQTAGSGLGLALVKNVVEAHGGRIWIESERGKGATVRFILRLTKSEAKGKS, from the coding sequence ATGCGACTTTCAATATTTTCAAGGCTGGTTTTGACCTCCCTGGTCATTATTGCAGTGATGGGGGGAGTGAATCTCTACGCACTCTTTCAACTTCGACAACTGACGGCCATGAGTACTCAAATGGCGTCGTATCACTACCCCGCCGTCGAATCTGCTAAGAGGCTGTTAGGGTCACTGTATGCCCAACAGAATAATGAGAAGAAGTTTCTTGCCACGAAAGATCCCACATTCCGTACCAACGTGACGGAAGAAGTTGAAGAGTTTCAGCGGGTGCTTCATGTGTTGCGAGGGCAGGAAAGTTCCACACGAGGACTGACGCTTTTGCAAGAGACGGGTGAGTTATTGAAAGAGCGCGAGCGATTGTTTGACAGTGCCTTTCAGGTGGCAACGCGATCGATCCCTCCTGCGATCCCAGACTATGAAAGTAAGCGTGACAGCCTCACGGACCGCATGTCGTTCACGTTGCAGAATTATATCGATCTTCATGAAGCGAGAGTCAGCGTCGGGGTGACTGAATCGCGTGCAAGTGCCGCCCAAGCCGAGGCGGTGACGGAGCAGCTTGTTCTTGTGGCGTTGATGTTCGGATTGGGGCTGGCCGGGGTAGCGAGCTATACGATTCTGCGCCCTCTCCGCGAGCTGCAGGGACATATCAAGCAAATCGGACAGGGGAATTTTGGGGCATCCCTCAACATCAAGGCTCCGGCCGAGCTCCGTGAGTTAGTGGATTCTGTGAACTGGATGGGGCAAAAGCTCCAAGAAATCGACGAGATGAAAACGGATTTTCTCGCACATGTGTCCCATGAATTACGAACACCTATGGCCTCAATTCAGGAGGGGACAAATCTCTTGCTTGATGAGATTCCGGGGCCGCTGATGCCGGAGCAACGTATGACGCTTCGGATCATGGCTGACAGCAGTAAACGCCTGATGCATCTCATCGCCACGATTCTAGATTTATCGAAAATGGAAGCCGGGATGATGGAGTATCGGTTTGTCCCGGTCGATCTCCAGCGGATTGTCGACATCTCCATCAATAAGATTCGTCTTCTTGCCGACTCCAAGCACGTCCAATTGGTCTTGGAGCATGCAGGACAGCGGGCTTGGGTCAAAGCGGATGCATCTCGGTTGGAACAGGTCTTCGACAATCTTTTGTCCAATGCACTGAAGTTCAGTCCCGAAGGGGGCGTAGTGAAGGTATATCTGAAGCCAGATCTGCAGGCCGGTGTGCTGGAGGTTGCCGTCTCAGATACGGGGCCTGGTATTGCACCCGAGGACCTGCCCCATATCTTTGAGCGCTTTTACCAGGGCCGTACCAAGGTCAAGCAGACGGCAGGAAGTGGGTTAGGGTTGGCATTGGTCAAGAATGTTGTCGAAGCTCATGGAGGAAGAATCTGGATTGAGAGTGAGAGGGGGAAGGGGGCAACTGTACGGTTTATCCTACGGTTGACGAAGTCGGAAGCGAAAGGGAAATCGTGA
- a CDS encoding AAA family ATPase produces the protein MYFTLGLLNLYQSREVAAKYFEKVLTVAPTGPVAETSKAWLQVIQKSVVPEKKGWSESVLTAPAIAEAHTSLAMVTDRLVRNLLDEQVLIQQFHASKNDESEAMEALQRELAERDRRIETLLSKKDSTKGSADPVAMQKQLAEREKKIEELSSQLEALKRIDQEMREKVRPIRPPLTTVPMPGPETTP, from the coding sequence GTGTATTTTACGCTTGGACTCCTTAACCTCTATCAAAGTCGCGAAGTTGCAGCGAAATATTTTGAAAAAGTTCTCACTGTCGCTCCAACAGGACCGGTTGCGGAGACGAGTAAAGCCTGGCTGCAAGTCATCCAGAAATCCGTTGTTCCCGAGAAGAAGGGATGGTCTGAATCCGTATTAACTGCTCCTGCGATTGCAGAAGCACACACCTCATTAGCGATGGTGACGGATCGTCTGGTTCGGAACTTGCTTGACGAGCAGGTGTTGATACAACAATTCCATGCGTCGAAGAATGATGAGTCGGAGGCGATGGAGGCGTTACAGCGGGAACTGGCAGAGCGAGATCGAAGAATTGAAACTCTCCTTTCCAAGAAAGATTCGACAAAGGGATCGGCAGATCCAGTCGCGATGCAAAAACAACTGGCTGAACGAGAGAAGAAGATTGAAGAGCTCTCTTCTCAACTTGAGGCATTGAAACGAATTGATCAAGAGATGCGCGAAAAGGTTCGTCCGATCCGTCCCCCGCTGACGACGGTTCCTATGCCGGGCCCAGAAACGACACCCTAA
- a CDS encoding sigma-54-dependent transcriptional regulator: MESKDMERENILVIDDDEGLLHLLKMRLSAMGFSVTPCTTGQEAGEAAKQTTFDLAITDLRLRNENGLDVTEALVQNQPGLPVIILTAHGSIPNAVEAMQRGAFGYLTKPFDDKELKETIDKALAQRRMSREIDRLKSLVKELYGLENVVARSSAMQQLFQQIGQVAESDATILLFGETGTGKEVMARVIHANSRRSKGAFVALNCAAIPETLFESELFGHVKGAFTSAHGAKRGLFQMAHGGTLFLDEIGEMPLSMQVKLLRAVQEREIREVGSETSVKVDVRILAATNKDLGEAVKNGTFRNDLYYRISVVPLFIPPLRERRDDIPLLAQYFLKQSMKRSNKEIKGFTPAALHRLMINPWPGNVRELENAVEKAVVMSQQEMLTPDLFPAVSASAESPLKPLTEAKEEFERTYLKNVLHLTGGNISRAAQFAGRYRADFYKMLRKYGLHPSTTKGRPDSEVDELEGEEHLTEAER, from the coding sequence ATGGAGTCGAAAGACATGGAGCGAGAGAACATTCTTGTCATTGATGATGATGAAGGGTTGTTGCATTTACTGAAAATGCGGTTGTCCGCGATGGGATTTTCCGTTACGCCCTGTACAACGGGACAGGAGGCTGGTGAGGCAGCGAAGCAAACGACGTTTGACTTGGCGATTACGGATCTCCGTCTCCGAAATGAAAATGGGTTGGACGTGACCGAAGCGTTGGTGCAAAACCAACCAGGGCTTCCGGTCATCATTTTAACGGCTCATGGCAGCATTCCCAACGCTGTCGAGGCGATGCAGCGTGGGGCGTTCGGGTATCTGACAAAACCGTTCGATGATAAAGAACTCAAGGAGACGATCGATAAAGCGCTCGCTCAACGGCGGATGAGTCGTGAGATTGATCGACTCAAATCGTTAGTCAAGGAGCTATACGGGCTGGAAAATGTTGTGGCGAGAAGTTCGGCGATGCAACAGCTTTTTCAGCAAATTGGTCAAGTTGCTGAATCAGATGCGACCATTCTGCTCTTTGGAGAGACCGGCACCGGTAAGGAAGTCATGGCTCGCGTCATTCATGCGAACAGTCGACGCAGTAAAGGAGCGTTTGTGGCTCTCAACTGTGCTGCCATTCCTGAAACACTGTTCGAGAGTGAATTGTTTGGGCATGTGAAGGGTGCGTTTACGAGCGCCCATGGCGCAAAGCGAGGACTCTTTCAAATGGCCCATGGGGGGACGCTTTTTCTGGATGAAATCGGAGAAATGCCGCTTTCGATGCAGGTGAAGTTGTTGCGTGCCGTTCAGGAACGGGAGATAAGAGAGGTTGGATCGGAGACGTCGGTCAAGGTCGATGTGCGCATTCTTGCTGCGACGAACAAAGATCTTGGTGAGGCAGTGAAGAACGGGACATTCCGCAACGACCTCTACTATCGGATTTCGGTGGTTCCTCTATTCATTCCCCCGTTGCGTGAGCGGCGAGATGATATCCCGTTGCTCGCTCAGTATTTCTTGAAGCAGAGCATGAAGCGATCCAACAAGGAGATCAAAGGGTTTACGCCTGCTGCGCTTCATCGCCTGATGATCAATCCATGGCCGGGTAATGTGCGTGAGTTGGAAAATGCTGTCGAAAAGGCGGTGGTGATGTCGCAGCAAGAAATGTTGACGCCGGATTTGTTTCCGGCAGTCAGTGCATCGGCTGAGTCCCCACTCAAACCCCTCACGGAGGCGAAGGAGGAATTTGAACGCACCTACCTGAAGAATGTGCTTCATTTGACCGGTGGCAACATCTCACGTGCTGCTCAGTTTGCCGGGCGATATAGGGCCGACTTCTATAAAATGCTCAGGAAGTATGGACTCCATCCGTCAACGACGAAGGGAAGACCCGACTCAGAGGTGGATGAGCTAGAGGGCGAGGAGCATTTGACGGAAGCAGAACGATAA
- a CDS encoding BACON domain-containing protein, with translation MRQTIRQLLMFPIGFCMVSTLFEPTNVPIPSAFAAAGDPSVTTTSPTPKSRLMSGMPALKRLATPPHPIPAIALNSLGLSFTSQQGSPPPSPHVLIVSNRGRGTLNWNATTNTSWLILSPASGTGNGTVTISLASGSLEVGTHTGLVTVNAPGAQPVSVPITLTVTAAPVPPAIGVTSPSLSFTAQQGGSNPAAQPLSIRNTGGGTLSWTARDNVAWLTLSPAAGTGNGTVTITPVLGSLGVGTHTGIITLSAPGAQPVSVPITFVVTPAPISITLSPSSLTYTGVSGGSNPANQSVTVTANGNWTASVNAPWLKLSTTSGSGNGTIIASVDLGSVSARTNTASLSVTAGNTTRTLGVTLTLSDGSLTLSSNSLAFTATQGLANPSSKTITVQSAGSWTATKAAPWLVLSQTSGSANGTITANVDTSKATQGENQATITVASGSIIKTVTITLTLNAPSSSSATLTWKANSETDLAGYKVYRSTVPGKYEQSNLIALLPKNMTTYQATGLQSRTTYFFVVTAFDIAGNESGYSNEVSKSVY, from the coding sequence ATGCGCCAGACTATTCGGCAATTGTTGATGTTCCCTATTGGATTCTGCATGGTTTCCACTCTATTCGAACCAACGAATGTACCAATCCCCAGTGCTTTCGCAGCAGCCGGTGATCCCTCTGTCACCACGACGTCACCGACACCCAAGTCAAGACTGATGTCTGGAATGCCGGCATTGAAACGGCTTGCCACACCACCCCATCCAATACCTGCTATCGCACTGAACTCTCTTGGCCTTTCGTTTACTAGTCAGCAGGGTAGTCCACCCCCTTCTCCACACGTCTTGATCGTCAGCAACCGAGGTAGGGGAACATTGAACTGGAATGCCACAACAAACACATCATGGTTAATCCTAAGCCCTGCTTCAGGTACCGGCAATGGCACGGTGACCATCAGCCTTGCCAGTGGTTCCCTTGAGGTCGGCACTCACACAGGACTAGTCACCGTCAACGCACCTGGCGCGCAGCCTGTTTCTGTGCCGATTACGCTCACCGTGACGGCTGCGCCTGTTCCTCCAGCCATTGGCGTGACCTCCCCCAGCTTGTCATTTACTGCCCAACAGGGTGGAAGCAACCCAGCTGCCCAACCGTTGAGTATTCGCAACACCGGCGGTGGCACACTCAGTTGGACTGCACGTGACAATGTTGCCTGGCTCACTCTCTCGCCCGCAGCCGGCACCGGTAACGGCACCGTGACCATTACCCCCGTCCTCGGATCCCTTGGCGTCGGCACTCATACTGGCATCATCACGCTTAGCGCGCCCGGCGCACAGCCGGTTTCTGTACCGATCACCTTCGTCGTAACGCCTGCACCAATCTCCATCACGCTAAGCCCGTCATCACTGACCTATACAGGCGTATCAGGGGGATCCAATCCAGCCAACCAATCCGTGACGGTCACCGCAAATGGCAACTGGACTGCCAGCGTCAACGCTCCTTGGCTCAAGTTGAGCACAACCTCTGGTTCAGGCAACGGCACGATCATCGCGAGCGTCGATCTCGGAAGTGTGTCGGCTAGGACCAATACTGCCAGCCTCTCCGTGACTGCCGGAAACACGACGAGAACTCTCGGGGTGACCCTGACGCTCTCAGATGGTTCCTTAACCCTCTCATCAAATAGCCTCGCCTTTACGGCAACACAAGGTTTGGCAAACCCGTCGAGCAAGACCATCACCGTACAGTCCGCTGGATCTTGGACGGCAACGAAGGCCGCCCCTTGGCTTGTGCTCAGTCAAACCTCCGGGTCCGCCAATGGAACCATTACCGCCAATGTGGACACCTCAAAGGCAACACAAGGAGAGAACCAGGCTACAATTACAGTGGCCAGTGGAAGCATCATCAAGACCGTCACGATCACGCTGACGCTCAATGCGCCATCGAGTTCATCCGCAACATTGACATGGAAGGCCAACAGCGAAACAGATCTGGCAGGATACAAGGTTTATCGATCAACCGTACCTGGAAAATATGAGCAAAGCAATTTGATCGCTCTGCTTCCAAAAAATATGACAACGTACCAAGCGACAGGTCTTCAATCCCGGACAACGTATTTCTTTGTCGTGACGGCTTTTGACATCGCGGGAAATGAAAGTGGATATTCAAACGAGGTGAGCAAGAGCGTCTACTGA
- a CDS encoding nucleotide sugar dehydrogenase, translating into MNKRQARSIAVVGLGYVGLPIAVAFGKIGPVVGFDVNKKKIEELQKGIDRTGEVSKEDLGLAQVRYTSEPADLKSANFIIVAVPTPINDALQPDLTALQKASELIGRNLSSGAIVVYESTVYPGATEEICLPILEKASGMKAGVDFKLGYSPERINPGDKEHTLAKIIKVVSAQDQDSLDIVADTYALVVTAGIHRASGIKVAEAAKVIENTQRDLNIALMNELSLIFHRLGIDTRSVLEAAGTKWNFLKFSPGLVGGHCIGVDPYYLTSKAESVGYHPEVILAGRRINNGMGKFVAEQTMKLLSQLSRPANELRVGVLGLTFKENVPDLRNSKVPDIIRELHEYGVQVLVHDPIAEEEEALAEYGLHLVGWGQLKDLDGLIVAVAHKRFSDMSLQDLLRPLRIKNQGVLIDVKSILDPVQIPTSLKYWRL; encoded by the coding sequence ATGAATAAACGGCAAGCACGCTCTATTGCAGTGGTCGGATTGGGTTATGTCGGCCTTCCGATCGCTGTGGCATTCGGGAAAATTGGCCCGGTTGTTGGGTTTGATGTTAACAAGAAGAAAATTGAGGAATTGCAGAAGGGAATTGATCGGACCGGCGAAGTGTCAAAAGAGGATCTTGGTCTCGCTCAGGTCCGGTATACTTCGGAGCCAGCTGATCTGAAATCCGCGAACTTCATTATTGTCGCTGTACCCACACCGATCAACGATGCGTTGCAGCCGGATCTGACAGCGTTGCAGAAGGCCTCGGAGCTGATTGGGCGAAACTTGTCTTCGGGTGCCATCGTGGTCTACGAGTCAACGGTCTATCCTGGGGCAACAGAGGAAATCTGTTTGCCTATTTTGGAAAAGGCTTCGGGTATGAAGGCTGGGGTTGATTTTAAATTGGGGTATTCGCCGGAGCGAATCAACCCAGGAGATAAAGAACATACGCTCGCCAAGATTATCAAGGTTGTATCAGCACAGGATCAAGACTCTCTGGACATCGTAGCTGATACCTATGCACTCGTTGTCACAGCAGGTATTCATCGAGCATCAGGCATCAAAGTAGCTGAAGCCGCCAAGGTCATTGAAAATACGCAGCGAGATTTGAATATTGCACTGATGAATGAGTTGTCGTTGATCTTTCACCGGCTGGGGATCGATACCAGATCAGTTCTCGAGGCTGCAGGAACGAAGTGGAACTTTCTCAAGTTTTCCCCCGGCCTCGTTGGTGGGCATTGTATCGGTGTGGATCCATATTATTTGACCTCAAAAGCGGAATCAGTGGGCTATCATCCGGAAGTGATTCTTGCCGGCCGTCGTATCAACAACGGGATGGGCAAGTTCGTGGCCGAGCAGACTATGAAATTGCTCAGTCAGTTATCGCGACCGGCTAATGAATTGCGAGTCGGAGTACTTGGTTTGACATTCAAGGAAAATGTGCCGGATCTTCGTAATAGCAAGGTGCCTGATATCATCCGTGAACTTCATGAATATGGCGTGCAGGTCCTGGTCCATGATCCCATCGCTGAAGAGGAAGAAGCGCTGGCAGAGTATGGCCTTCATTTGGTTGGGTGGGGTCAGCTGAAGGATCTTGATGGACTGATCGTTGCTGTCGCGCATAAGCGGTTTTCTGATATGAGCCTCCAAGACTTGTTGAGGCCGCTTCGGATCAAGAACCAGGGTGTTCTGATTGATGTCAAGAGCATCCTTGATCCAGTTCAGATCCCTACTTCCCTAAAATATTGGCGATTGTAA